AACGGTAATTCACTGAACGAACACCCTTTTCTGCCAACAGCAGGGCCTTGATCTGGCTGTCGATCCAGACATCGGAAACTGACTGTTTGGCCGAATCGGCTGGCACGGCATTATCTTCACCGTATTTCTGCTCGGCCTCGCGATATTCGGCAACGGTTTTGGCATCTGCAACCTGCAGGTGATCATAAATTTTCGTGATGCGCTTATCCTGGCGAATGATCGACATCACGTCGTAATATTTGCCTTTGGAATCCACCATGCCTGTCACCATGACCTGCTGTTTCCAAATATCGACATTCACGTCGATAAGATAACTGTGATCAACTTCGGCAAATTTACCCAGAATTTCCGATTTGATCTTGGTATCGAGCCACTGATCATCGCCAGAGCGATTTTCGACCGGCATTTGCAACGGGCCACAAGC
The Thalassospira sp. TSL5-1 genome window above contains:
- a CDS encoding BON domain-containing protein — encoded protein: MKRMSRGLKRTLQVVALGIVFSAPLAACGPLQMPVENRSGDDQWLDTKIKSEILGKFAEVDHSYLIDVNVDIWKQQVMVTGMVDSKGKYYDVMSIIRQDKRITKIYDHLQVADAKTVAEYREAEQKYGEDNAVPADSAKQSVSDVWIDSQIKALLLAEKGVRSVNYRWETVGNIVYIMGESANKTEYDKVLNIVRRIKGVTKVVSHVSVVG